The Oscillospiraceae bacterium genome has a segment encoding these proteins:
- the guaB gene encoding IMP dehydrogenase, giving the protein MSEYGAKFVKEGLTFDDVLLIPAESDVLPNEVDLSTKLTKDITLNIPLMTSAMDTVTESNMAIAIAREGGIGVIHKNMTIEDQATEVDKVKRSENGVITNPFFLSPRHLAQDAEDLMRKYKISGVPICEADGTLVGILTNRDMRFMTDFSVPISTVMTPKDKLVTAMAGTTLEEAKKILMRSKVEKLPLVDKNGKLTGLVTIKDIEKSVKYPNTARDEKGRLLCAAAIGVTKDIMDRAGALVNAQVDALILDSAHGHSANILKAVEQVKNAFPQISLIAGNVATAEGTEALIKAGADAVKVGIGPGSICTTRVVAGIGVPQITAIYDAAEMADKYGIPIIADGGIKYSGEIVKAIAAGGSVVMVGSLVAGCEESPGETEIYQGRQFKVYRGMGSLGAMNKGSADRYFQNGTKKFVPEGVEGRVPYKGPVGDTVFQMMGGLRSGMGYVGCHSIAELRTNAKFIKITGAGLVESHPHDVYITKEAPNYSGSRQD; this is encoded by the coding sequence ATGAGCGAATACGGCGCAAAGTTTGTAAAAGAAGGGCTGACCTTTGACGATGTTCTGCTGATCCCGGCAGAGTCCGATGTGTTGCCCAACGAAGTGGATTTGTCCACCAAGTTGACCAAGGATATTACCCTGAATATCCCCTTGATGACCTCTGCCATGGACACGGTCACCGAGTCCAATATGGCCATCGCCATTGCCCGTGAGGGCGGTATCGGCGTGATTCACAAGAATATGACCATTGAGGATCAGGCCACTGAGGTCGATAAGGTAAAGCGCTCGGAGAACGGCGTCATTACCAATCCGTTTTTCCTCTCTCCCCGGCACTTGGCCCAGGACGCAGAGGATCTGATGCGTAAATACAAGATCAGCGGTGTGCCCATCTGCGAGGCGGACGGCACGCTGGTGGGTATCCTTACCAACCGGGATATGCGGTTTATGACGGACTTCTCCGTGCCCATCTCCACTGTGATGACCCCCAAGGATAAGCTGGTCACCGCGATGGCCGGCACCACCCTGGAGGAGGCCAAGAAAATTCTGATGCGCTCCAAGGTGGAGAAGCTGCCTCTGGTAGACAAGAACGGCAAGCTCACCGGTTTGGTGACCATTAAGGATATTGAAAAGAGCGTTAAGTACCCCAACACCGCCCGCGACGAGAAGGGTCGCCTGTTGTGCGCTGCCGCTATCGGTGTAACCAAGGATATTATGGATCGTGCCGGCGCGCTGGTCAACGCCCAGGTAGACGCCCTGATTTTGGACTCTGCCCACGGTCATTCCGCCAATATTTTGAAGGCAGTGGAGCAGGTGAAAAATGCGTTCCCGCAGATCTCTCTGATTGCCGGTAATGTGGCCACCGCAGAGGGCACCGAGGCTTTGATCAAGGCCGGTGCAGATGCGGTAAAGGTGGGTATCGGCCCCGGCTCTATCTGCACCACCCGTGTGGTTGCCGGTATCGGTGTGCCCCAGATCACAGCGATTTATGACGCGGCAGAGATGGCCGACAAGTACGGTATCCCGATCATTGCAGACGGTGGTATTAAGTATAGCGGCGAAATCGTAAAGGCCATTGCGGCCGGCGGTTCCGTGGTGATGGTCGGCTCTTTGGTGGCCGGCTGTGAGGAGTCTCCCGGTGAGACGGAGATTTACCAGGGTCGTCAGTTTAAGGTGTACCGCGGTATGGGCTCTTTGGGCGCCATGAACAAGGGTTCTGCCGACCGTTACTTCCAAAACGGCACCAAGAAGTTCGTGCCGGAGGGCGTAGAGGGTCGTGTACCTTACAAGGGCCCGGTAGGCGATACCGTGTTCCAGATGATGGGCGGTTTGCGCTCCGGTATGGGCTATGTGGGCTGCCACAGCATTGCGGAGCTGCGCACCAATGCCAAGTTTATTAAGATCACCGGTGCAGGTTTGGTGGAGAGCCACCCCCACGATGTGTATATCACCAAGGAGGCGCCCAACTACTCCGGCAGCCGCCAGGATTGA
- the nth gene encoding endonuclease III, with protein MTKKERFLRVAAALEQLYPDARCSLFSGNAFELLVAVRLSAQCTDARVNQVTPALFAKYPTLEDYCNADVADIERLIYSCGFYKTKAENIIEMARKVRDDYDGRVPDTIEDLLTLPGVGRKTANLIVGDVYGKESVVVDTHMIRIANRLGLVATKDPKQIEFALKKIIPPDMGSDFCHRIVLFGRDICPARSPKCERCPLADGTCRRVGVAAKK; from the coding sequence ATGACCAAGAAAGAACGATTTTTGCGGGTGGCGGCTGCCTTGGAGCAACTGTACCCGGACGCCAGATGCTCTCTGTTCTCCGGCAACGCCTTTGAACTGCTGGTGGCGGTGCGTCTGTCTGCCCAGTGTACGGACGCCCGGGTGAACCAGGTGACCCCGGCGCTGTTTGCCAAGTACCCCACATTAGAGGACTACTGCAACGCCGATGTGGCGGATATAGAGCGACTGATTTACTCCTGCGGGTTTTACAAGACCAAGGCGGAGAATATTATAGAAATGGCACGCAAAGTACGAGACGACTACGATGGTCGGGTGCCGGACACCATTGAGGATCTGCTGACCCTGCCCGGGGTGGGACGCAAAACCGCCAACCTGATCGTGGGTGATGTGTACGGCAAGGAGAGCGTGGTGGTAGACACCCACATGATCCGCATTGCCAATCGGCTGGGGCTGGTGGCAACGAAAGATCCCAAGCAGATCGAATTTGCCTTAAAGAAGATCATTCCCCCGGATATGGGGTCGGATTTTTGCCACCGCATTGTGCTGTTTGGGCGGGATATTTGCCCGGCCCGCAGCCCTAAGTGCGAGAGGTGTCCCCTGGCAGACGGTACTTGCCGCCGTGTAGGTGTGGCTGCCAAAAAGTGA
- a CDS encoding shikimate kinase, whose translation MQANSGNIILIGMPGSGKSTCGVVAAKLLLKNFFDTDLLIQNREGQRLQQIIDEKGLDYFARAEEEAVLSLDIAGTVIATGGSVVYSPAAMEHLRRMGKVIYLHLEYETMCRRIQNLDSRGVVLQAGYTLQDMYKERLPLYRRYADAVIKCDNNTVEQTAQQIARCAR comes from the coding sequence ATGCAAGCAAACAGCGGCAATATCATATTGATCGGTATGCCCGGCAGCGGCAAATCCACCTGCGGGGTGGTGGCAGCCAAGCTGCTGCTGAAGAATTTTTTTGACACGGACCTGCTGATCCAAAATCGGGAGGGTCAGCGCCTGCAACAGATCATTGACGAAAAAGGGCTGGACTACTTTGCTCGGGCAGAGGAGGAGGCCGTTTTGTCCCTGGATATTGCCGGTACGGTGATCGCCACCGGCGGCTCCGTGGTGTATTCCCCGGCGGCCATGGAGCACCTGCGCCGCATGGGCAAGGTGATTTATCTGCATCTGGAGTATGAGACCATGTGCCGCCGTATTCAGAATTTGGACAGTCGAGGCGTGGTACTGCAAGCGGGCTACACCTTGCAGGATATGTACAAGGAGCGGCTGCCCCTGTACCGCCGGTATGCAGATGCAGTGATTAAGTGCGACAACAACACGGTGGAACAGACCGCCCAGCAGATCGCCCGCTGCGCCCGATAA
- a CDS encoding fibronectin type III domain-containing protein, with amino-acid sequence MEKRRKAKKRFSALTSFLLALALLTGTLGALPAECFAAQPEKAAFHSTYGFRLGSSAKMELQFRDKLEKNYKVNGNTYYGSQTDLSRQLRDQMVKRSDQVVLRLATDRRGLTGRSNSATQAREELFLGLLNDATAQRNSVSARDGDYLRWQLGSVSGVLYADGSKNGVYYYRVIYYGLGYYTTAAEEQWVDRYVQKYVRRVDRNKMSDYDLAKKVHDDVCRATVYDMEMDSRYDDYDFSAYGCLYVGRCVCQGYALAYYRLCRELGLSVRFVYSDPHEGCHAWNLVQVGGKYYYVDCTWDDTYHEGNIVYNFFLKNYTDLQAMDSDYHEHRLDDGVYADADLTRNYVDRVAARSYEPLLPNMGNVVVRLSQTQFTYNGKAQGPKLTATYAGQPFSGYTVRGGTATNPGTYTVTLRGTGGDSTGRTYTIRPAKVQQIKITKREPKALTFSWQKAVGASTYRLQQKKNGKWVTVKTVSGNSAKIGGLSPATTYTFRVTAYKGGIAGADGSNYVTCTTPLTPAAPKLTAGKGTVTVKWKKVTASGYEVRYSTRSDMKKAKTVKISSGKTVQKKLSKLSRHKKYYVQVRAVKTRKSADGKTVTYRGAWSGKKSISTK; translated from the coding sequence ATGGAGAAGAGAAGAAAGGCGAAAAAGAGATTTTCTGCCCTCACCAGCTTTTTGCTGGCGCTGGCTCTGCTGACGGGCACGCTGGGCGCGCTGCCGGCAGAGTGCTTTGCCGCCCAACCTGAAAAGGCGGCGTTTCACAGCACTTACGGTTTTCGCCTGGGCAGCAGCGCCAAGATGGAGCTGCAATTCCGGGATAAATTAGAGAAGAATTACAAGGTCAACGGCAACACCTACTACGGCAGTCAAACCGATCTGAGCCGCCAACTGCGGGACCAGATGGTAAAGCGCAGCGACCAGGTGGTGCTGCGCTTGGCCACCGATCGGCGGGGGTTGACCGGCAGGAGCAACAGCGCCACACAAGCGCGTGAGGAGCTGTTTTTGGGTCTGCTTAATGACGCCACCGCCCAGCGGAACTCCGTTTCTGCTCGGGATGGGGACTATCTGCGCTGGCAGCTGGGCAGCGTTAGCGGTGTGCTGTATGCGGACGGCAGCAAAAACGGGGTCTATTACTACCGGGTGATTTATTACGGCTTGGGTTATTACACCACCGCCGCCGAGGAGCAGTGGGTGGATCGGTATGTGCAGAAGTATGTGCGCCGGGTGGACCGAAACAAAATGAGCGATTATGACCTGGCGAAGAAGGTGCACGACGATGTGTGCCGTGCTACGGTCTATGATATGGAGATGGACAGCCGCTACGACGACTATGATTTCTCTGCCTATGGGTGCCTGTATGTGGGTCGTTGTGTGTGCCAGGGGTATGCGCTGGCGTACTACCGGCTGTGTCGGGAGCTGGGATTGTCGGTGCGCTTTGTGTACTCGGATCCGCACGAGGGCTGCCACGCCTGGAACTTGGTACAGGTGGGTGGCAAATACTATTATGTGGACTGCACTTGGGACGATACCTACCATGAAGGCAATATCGTCTACAACTTCTTCCTAAAGAATTACACGGATTTGCAGGCGATGGACAGCGACTACCACGAGCACCGGCTGGACGACGGCGTGTATGCAGACGCGGACTTGACCCGCAACTATGTGGACCGGGTGGCCGCCCGCAGCTATGAGCCGCTGCTGCCCAATATGGGCAATGTGGTGGTGCGCCTGAGCCAAACCCAATTTACTTACAACGGCAAGGCACAGGGGCCCAAGTTGACGGCTACCTACGCCGGGCAGCCCTTTAGCGGCTACACCGTCCGCGGCGGCACCGCTACCAATCCGGGTACGTACACCGTGACCCTGCGGGGCACCGGCGGCGACAGCACCGGGCGCACCTACACCATTCGACCGGCTAAGGTACAGCAGATCAAGATCACCAAGCGGGAGCCAAAGGCGCTGACCTTCAGCTGGCAAAAGGCTGTGGGGGCGAGCACCTACCGCTTGCAGCAAAAGAAAAACGGCAAGTGGGTCACCGTTAAGACCGTCAGCGGCAACAGCGCCAAAATCGGCGGTTTGTCCCCGGCTACCACTTACACTTTCCGGGTTACGGCTTACAAGGGCGGCATTGCCGGTGCGGATGGCAGCAATTATGTGACCTGCACCACCCCGCTTACTCCGGCGGCGCCTAAGCTGACAGCCGGCAAGGGTACGGTCACGGTGAAGTGGAAGAAGGTGACCGCTTCCGGTTATGAGGTGCGCTATTCCACCCGATCGGATATGAAAAAGGCCAAGACGGTGAAGATCAGCTCCGGCAAGACGGTGCAGAAGAAATTAAGTAAGCTCTCCCGTCATAAAAAATATTATGTGCAGGTGCGGGCGGTTAAGACCCGCAAGAGCGCAGACGGCAAAACGGTGACCTATCGGGGCGCCTGGTCCGGCAAAAAGAGCATTTCTACCAAATGA